The Oxalobacteraceae bacterium OTU3CINTB1 genome includes a window with the following:
- the bla gene encoding subclass B3 metallo-beta-lactamase, translating into MQGMKRLMLSAGLPAALAAGLFAAPAMAEDWNDPQEPFAMFGDTYYVGTRGLSAVLITSPQGHILIDGGSPESAPMIAQHIRQLGFKLEDIKFILNSHDHFDHAGGISALQKLSGATVLASVQGEKVLRSGQPSKGDPQYGDLTSMQPVANTRAVADGEVVKLGPLAVTARYTPGHTQGGVSWTWRSTENGKSAAMVYADSLNAFAAKPFRYSDSKTYPTALADIKKSIATVAGLDCDILVSAHPGVSGLFERQAKQATLGNAAFIDRQACRDYAQAGTERLNKTLAAEAAGK; encoded by the coding sequence ATGCAAGGTATGAAACGTTTGATGCTGTCGGCGGGGTTGCCCGCCGCCTTGGCTGCGGGTTTGTTCGCAGCGCCGGCCATGGCCGAGGATTGGAACGATCCGCAGGAGCCGTTCGCCATGTTCGGCGACACTTATTACGTCGGCACGCGCGGCCTGAGCGCCGTGTTGATCACGTCGCCGCAGGGACACATCCTGATTGACGGCGGCAGCCCCGAATCGGCGCCGATGATCGCCCAGCATATCCGCCAGTTGGGATTCAAACTGGAGGACATCAAGTTCATCCTCAACTCGCACGATCACTTCGACCACGCAGGCGGCATCAGCGCATTGCAAAAATTGTCCGGCGCGACCGTGCTGGCCAGCGTGCAGGGAGAAAAGGTGCTGCGCAGCGGCCAGCCGAGCAAGGGCGATCCGCAGTACGGCGACCTGACGTCGATGCAGCCGGTCGCCAACACGCGCGCCGTGGCCGATGGCGAAGTGGTCAAGCTCGGACCGTTGGCGGTGACGGCGCGCTACACGCCGGGCCACACGCAGGGTGGCGTCAGCTGGACCTGGCGCTCGACCGAAAACGGCAAGAGCGCGGCCATGGTTTATGCGGACAGCCTGAACGCGTTCGCCGCCAAGCCGTTCCGCTACAGCGATTCCAAGACGTATCCGACCGCGCTGGCCGATATCAAAAAATCGATCGCCACGGTCGCGGGGCTGGACTGCGACATCCTGGTGTCGGCGCATCCAGGGGTATCCGGCCTGTTCGAGCGTCAGGCCAAACAGGCCACACTGGGCAACGCGGCCTTTATCGACCGCCAGGCATGCCGCGATTATGCGCAGGCGGGCACCGAGCGGCTGAATAAAACGCTGGCGGCGGAGGCTGCGGGGAAATAG
- a CDS encoding TonB-dependent siderophore receptor — MSQLRHVPVYLALCAAFPSVALAQETDEKILQTVKVTAARADGFVPTTVEAGSFRGADIMEVPSTVNVVTREVLELQAAGGLYDALRNTAGVTRQQNGGETWDQLVIRGIAVENRTNYRLNGSLPIMNFGQVPMEDKERVEVLKGATALYYGFTSPAGVVNFVTKRAGASPVTTVGMTVDQNGTAVATADVARRFGEQQQVGVRINAAGGTLASYLDDVGNGNRRFVSAALDWRVNSRLRLAADLEYDKRRVTEQVGITLPTAVNGVITLPRTVDPKRLVGPDWAKFETETRNALLRADYALSDNWALTVEGGHSETARDRALPIFRFTNNAAIATGAGRITGNLQHSVLDSTMLRAELAGTVATGPVKHDVTLGVNRTDKGQDPIYQATFTIPSQNLYNPTPVTSYTVSAYSTTPTTAGLETRDSGAYAIDRMTFSPNWQAVAGVRSVKYKSDQGTNHYDVSKTTPMAALIYKYTDDLSFYVSGSQGLEEGETAPTGTANANERLAPGVSRQKELGARWRMPGAGGTLVQASLFEINRPGYYTNTANIYSADGEQHFRGLELSTQGKLTPRLSWQTSAQFIDPEFRDIGAAYNGKLPENAAKRTASAFLSYELDAVPGLSFNGGAYYTGSRPVNDLNQAFLGGATLFSVGSRYVTTVMGKRTSVQLNVENAGGKEYWAGAGTRLSSGAPRLIKLGVKVDL; from the coding sequence ATGTCCCAGCTTCGTCACGTTCCGGTCTACCTCGCGCTGTGCGCCGCTTTTCCATCCGTCGCGCTGGCGCAGGAGACCGATGAAAAAATCCTGCAGACCGTCAAAGTGACGGCCGCGCGGGCCGACGGCTTCGTGCCGACGACGGTCGAAGCGGGCAGCTTCCGGGGCGCCGACATCATGGAAGTGCCGTCGACCGTCAACGTCGTCACGCGCGAAGTGCTGGAGCTGCAGGCGGCCGGCGGCTTGTACGACGCGCTGCGCAACACGGCCGGCGTCACGCGCCAGCAAAACGGCGGCGAGACCTGGGATCAATTGGTCATACGCGGCATCGCGGTGGAAAACCGCACCAACTATCGCCTCAACGGTTCGCTGCCGATCATGAATTTCGGCCAGGTGCCGATGGAGGACAAGGAGCGTGTCGAAGTATTGAAGGGCGCCACCGCCTTGTACTACGGCTTCACGTCGCCGGCCGGCGTGGTCAACTTCGTCACCAAGCGCGCCGGCGCCTCGCCGGTGACCACGGTGGGCATGACGGTCGACCAGAACGGCACGGCGGTGGCCACCGCCGACGTCGCGCGCCGCTTCGGCGAGCAGCAGCAGGTCGGCGTGCGCATCAACGCCGCCGGCGGCACCCTGGCCAGTTATCTGGACGATGTCGGCAACGGCAACCGCCGCTTCGTCTCGGCGGCGCTGGACTGGCGCGTCAACTCCCGCCTGCGCCTGGCGGCCGACCTGGAATACGACAAGCGCCGCGTCACCGAGCAGGTGGGCATCACCTTGCCGACCGCCGTCAACGGTGTCATCACCTTGCCGCGCACCGTCGATCCGAAGCGCCTGGTCGGCCCGGACTGGGCCAAATTCGAGACCGAGACCAGGAACGCGCTGCTGCGCGCCGATTATGCGCTGAGCGACAACTGGGCGCTGACCGTCGAAGGCGGCCACTCGGAAACGGCGCGCGACCGCGCGCTGCCGATCTTCCGCTTCACGAACAACGCCGCCATCGCCACGGGCGCCGGCCGCATCACCGGCAACCTGCAACACAGCGTGCTCGATTCGACCATGCTGCGCGCCGAACTGGCTGGCACCGTCGCCACCGGCCCGGTCAAGCATGACGTCACCTTGGGCGTGAACCGCACCGACAAGGGACAGGACCCGATCTATCAAGCCACCTTCACGATCCCGTCGCAGAATTTGTACAATCCGACGCCGGTCACCAGCTACACCGTCAGCGCCTATTCGACCACGCCGACCACCGCAGGCCTGGAGACGCGCGACTCGGGCGCCTACGCGATCGACCGCATGACCTTCTCGCCGAACTGGCAGGCCGTCGCCGGCGTGCGCAGCGTGAAGTACAAGAGCGACCAGGGCACCAACCACTACGACGTGAGCAAAACCACGCCGATGGCGGCGCTGATCTACAAATATACCGACGACCTGTCGTTCTATGTCTCCGGTTCGCAGGGCCTGGAGGAGGGCGAGACCGCGCCGACCGGCACCGCCAACGCCAACGAGCGCCTGGCGCCCGGCGTGAGTCGCCAGAAGGAGCTGGGCGCGCGCTGGCGCATGCCCGGCGCCGGAGGCACCCTGGTGCAGGCGTCGCTGTTCGAGATCAACCGTCCGGGCTACTACACCAACACCGCCAACATCTACAGCGCCGACGGCGAGCAGCATTTCCGTGGCCTGGAGCTGTCGACCCAGGGCAAGCTGACGCCGCGTCTTTCGTGGCAAACCTCGGCCCAGTTCATCGATCCGGAATTCCGCGACATCGGCGCCGCCTACAACGGGAAGCTGCCGGAGAACGCCGCCAAGCGCACTGCCAGCGCCTTCCTGTCGTATGAACTCGACGCCGTGCCCGGCCTGTCGTTCAACGGCGGCGCGTACTACACCGGCAGCCGTCCGGTCAACGATTTGAATCAGGCTTTCCTCGGCGGCGCCACCTTGTTCAGCGTCGGCAGCCGTTATGTGACGACGGTCATGGGCAAGCGCACCAGCGTGCAGCTCAATGTGGAAAACGCGGGCGGCAAGGAGTACTGGGCCGGCGCCGGCACGCGCCTGAGTTCCGGCGCGCCGCGCCTGATTAAACTGGGCGTGAAGGTCGACTTGTGA
- a CDS encoding sulfite reductase flavoprotein subunit alpha — MKKLWFQLHWFVGITAGTILILIGLTGAILAFRDEILDLLNPGVMHVAVDPVAPVLAPPHIAQAARLLHPDARITGIIVYTEPGTTARVTIAPAPGAEHGETIYLNPYTGALLPPLHYDEAFEWVESLHRHLLLPRDVGRIVLGILAICLLGLSLSGLYLRWPRRALDWRTWLTFDTRLKGRSFLWGLHSVVGTWALAAYVVFTLTGLYWSFDVVRDTVDGWLGTTRPPRMATAPKPKGVKPPKAAAAQADLTASWATFQQAAPDWKMAFLRPPERATQPIQILWVANDAPHVRARGRMSVNQQTGAMIKNEPYRDMAIGTRAQSTIYPLHLGTYFGLPGRLFMFLTSLALPGFAITGWMLYLNRRRQKRIAQAERAQFAATAGANVADTSLEPVLMAYASQTGQAERLALQSAAALQKAGVPVHVHSLEKLTPPQLVKYRRALFVASSFGEGEPPDGARRFSRLLQTAAEELAHMQYAVLALGDRNYVQFCGFGQTLDQRLRVMGARPLHPMIEVDNGDAGALARWSHTLRELIGGDSAEVSLSAAVAESDYTHWTLMERQLLNPGSVGDGLYEITLCGGDAEAAANWQPGALVDIWPGHYTPAGATDAQRQAIAPRRYSLASLPSDGGMQLLVRQVRHDQGMGLASGWLTAHAAPGATVRVRLVANPSFDAHPQPLPSIYIGNGSGMAGLRSHLRARVRGGLRRNWLIFGERQREFDSICADEVRDYRERGFLPELDLVFSRDVSGGEYVQDRMRTKADTLRAWIAEGAVLYVCGSLQGMAGGVEAALEEIIGRAALDDLIETGRYRRDVY; from the coding sequence GTGAAAAAGCTCTGGTTCCAGCTGCACTGGTTTGTCGGCATCACGGCCGGCACGATCCTGATACTGATCGGGCTGACCGGCGCCATCCTCGCCTTCCGCGACGAGATACTGGACCTGTTGAATCCGGGCGTGATGCACGTTGCGGTGGATCCGGTGGCGCCGGTGCTGGCGCCGCCGCACATCGCGCAGGCGGCCAGGCTGCTGCATCCGGACGCGCGCATCACCGGCATCATCGTCTACACCGAACCGGGTACCACCGCGCGCGTGACGATTGCGCCGGCGCCCGGCGCCGAGCATGGCGAAACGATTTATCTCAATCCGTACACCGGCGCGCTGCTGCCGCCGCTGCATTACGACGAGGCTTTCGAATGGGTGGAGTCGCTGCATCGCCACCTGCTGCTGCCGCGCGACGTCGGCCGCATCGTGCTGGGCATCCTGGCGATCTGCCTGCTGGGACTTTCGCTGAGCGGACTGTATCTGCGCTGGCCGCGCCGCGCGCTCGACTGGCGCACCTGGCTGACCTTCGACACGCGCCTGAAAGGCCGCTCCTTCCTGTGGGGGTTGCATTCGGTGGTTGGCACCTGGGCGCTGGCGGCGTACGTGGTCTTCACGCTGACAGGTCTGTACTGGAGTTTCGACGTGGTGCGCGATACCGTCGACGGCTGGCTGGGCACCACCCGTCCGCCGCGCATGGCGACCGCGCCGAAGCCGAAAGGCGTCAAGCCGCCGAAGGCCGCCGCCGCGCAGGCCGACCTGACCGCCAGCTGGGCGACCTTCCAGCAGGCCGCGCCGGACTGGAAGATGGCCTTCCTGCGGCCGCCGGAGCGCGCCACGCAGCCGATCCAGATCCTGTGGGTGGCCAATGACGCGCCGCACGTGCGCGCGCGTGGCCGCATGTCGGTCAACCAGCAGACCGGCGCCATGATCAAGAACGAGCCGTATCGCGACATGGCGATCGGCACGCGCGCGCAGTCGACGATTTATCCGCTGCATTTGGGGACGTATTTCGGCTTGCCCGGTCGTCTGTTCATGTTCCTTACCAGTCTGGCGCTGCCCGGCTTCGCGATCACCGGCTGGATGCTGTACCTGAACCGCCGCCGCCAGAAGCGCATCGCGCAGGCCGAGCGCGCGCAGTTCGCGGCCACGGCCGGCGCCAATGTCGCCGATACGTCGCTGGAGCCGGTCCTGATGGCCTACGCCAGCCAAACCGGCCAGGCCGAACGCCTTGCGCTGCAAAGCGCGGCCGCCTTGCAGAAGGCCGGCGTTCCGGTCCACGTGCACTCGCTGGAAAAACTGACGCCGCCGCAGCTGGTCAAGTACCGGCGCGCGCTGTTCGTCGCCAGCAGCTTCGGCGAAGGCGAACCGCCGGACGGCGCGCGCCGCTTCAGCCGACTGCTGCAAACGGCGGCCGAGGAGCTGGCGCACATGCAGTACGCGGTGCTGGCGCTGGGCGACCGCAACTACGTGCAGTTCTGCGGCTTCGGCCAGACCCTGGACCAGCGCCTGCGCGTGATGGGCGCGCGGCCGCTGCATCCGATGATTGAAGTCGACAACGGCGACGCCGGCGCCCTGGCGCGCTGGTCGCACACCTTGCGTGAATTGATCGGCGGCGATTCGGCCGAGGTGTCGCTGTCGGCGGCGGTGGCGGAATCGGACTATACCCACTGGACGCTGATGGAGCGCCAACTGCTCAACCCCGGCAGCGTCGGCGATGGGCTGTACGAAATCACGCTGTGCGGCGGCGATGCCGAAGCGGCCGCCAACTGGCAACCGGGCGCGCTGGTCGACATTTGGCCGGGCCATTACACGCCGGCCGGCGCCACCGACGCGCAACGCCAGGCCATCGCGCCGCGCCGCTACTCGCTGGCGTCGCTGCCGTCGGACGGCGGCATGCAGCTGCTGGTGCGCCAGGTGCGCCACGACCAAGGCATGGGCCTGGCCTCCGGCTGGCTGACGGCGCACGCGGCGCCTGGCGCCACGGTGCGCGTGCGCCTGGTGGCCAATCCGTCGTTCGACGCGCATCCACAGCCGCTGCCGAGCATTTACATCGGCAACGGTTCCGGCATGGCCGGTTTGCGTTCGCATTTGCGCGCGCGCGTGCGCGGCGGCTTGCGCCGCAACTGGCTGATTTTCGGCGAGCGCCAGCGCGAGTTCGACAGCATCTGCGCCGACGAGGTGCGCGATTACCGCGAGCGCGGTTTCCTGCCGGAGCTGGACCTGGTGTTCTCGCGCGACGTCTCCGGCGGCGAATATGTGCAGGACCGCATGCGCACCAAAGCCGACACCTTGCGCGCCTGGATCGCCGAGGGCGCCGTGCTGTATGTCTGCGGCAGTTTGCAAGGCATGGCCGGCGGCGTCGAAGCCGCGCTGGAGGAAATCATCGGCCGCGCCGCGCTCGACGATCTGATCGAGACAGGCCGCTATCGCCGCGATGTCTATTGA